A stretch of Ipomoea triloba cultivar NCNSP0323 chromosome 13, ASM357664v1 DNA encodes these proteins:
- the LOC116001218 gene encoding putative late blight resistance protein homolog R1B-17 — protein sequence MCILDPNRSWDLFCKKLSPKELRAPKFVEIAQHVVKECEGLPRSIVAVAERLSKCSYNLKEWKKIEKEVETLGPLYNDAEHLSFKINVKRLIRIWIAEGFVRQMDYKGFGRQLVTDLEEEGYCYLDHLVHSGLVSISKWEHKMTNVCWIHSSLWDFCTRKAKKEGLLCAVYTQKDLGLPLDVFVNSCRWLSLYSHKLDYYTLFTTNNPRCLFFFQGDYVKSVSFKLLRIVDLSALQIFKIVPLHLRDLVFLRYLSILPWFEGLDDVVSNHKNLQTVIVCGGEPQLRTSHFHLSFRIWELPHLRHLELGNYYEVDPPNRNIEQLQTLSWVSPTHFKEEVYRKFPNLTYLKVFYKGVFEPCSSPGSRRNPTRRL from the exons ATGTGCATATTAGATCCAAACAGAAGTTGGGATCTATTTTGCAAGAAACTCTCTCCCAAAGAGCTTAGAGCACCGAAGTTTGTAGAAATTGCCCAACATGTTGTGAAGGAATGCGAAGGGTTGCCACGGTCAATTGTTGCAGTTGCAGAGCGTTTGTCTAAATGCAGTTACAATTTAAAGGAATGGAAGAAGATTGAAAAGGAAGTCGAGACATTGGGACCTCTATACAATGATGCCGAGCACTTAA GCTTTAAAATCAATGTGAAAAGGCTTATTAGGATATGGATTGCTGAGGGATTTGTGAGGCAAATGGATTATAAGGGATTTGGGAGGCAATTGGTGACGGATTTAGAAGAGGAAGGTTACTGTTATTTAGATCATCTTGTTCATAGTGGTCTAGTCTCAATCAGCAAATGGGAGCATAAGATGACTAATGTTTGCTGGATACATAGCTCCTTATGGGACTTTTGTACAAGAAAAGCTAAAAAAGAGGGTCTCCTATGTGCGGTGTATACTCAAAAAGATTTAGGATTGCCATTAGACGTGTTTGTAAATTCATGTCGTTGGTTAAGTTTATACTCGCATAAGTTGGATTATTACACGCTCTTTACTACAAATAACCCTCGCTGTCTTTTCTTCTTTCAAGGAGATTATGTAAAGTCGGTATCTTTCAAGCTATTAAGAATTGTGGATTTGAGTgcacttcaaatcttcaaaatAGTGCCATTGCATTTAAGAGATTTAGTTTTTCTGAGATACCTATCTATATTGCCGTGGTTTGAGGGTTTAGATGATGTAGTGTCAAACCATAAGAATTTGCAGACAGTTATTGTTTGTGGTGGTGAACCACAACTTAGAACTAGCCATTTCCATTTGTCATTCAGAATTTGGGAGTTACCACATTTAAGGCATCTTGAACTTGGCAATTACTATGAGGTAGATCCTCCAAACAGGAATATAGAGCAATTGCAAACATTATCGTGGGTTAGTCCAACTCATTTCAAAGAAGAGGTGTATAGGAAGTTCCCAAACTTAACATATCTGAAGGTTTTCTATAAAGGTGTCTTTGAGCCATGTAGCAGCCCTGGATCTCGCAGAAATCCCACCAGGCGTCTGTAA
- the LOC116001869 gene encoding uncharacterized protein LOC116001869, with protein MACVALASLMATIDLEFRKRNHRVSLPDEKPLNSLFEKLSSLQAFLQKEYNNGGAPVRHLEIKIRDFALKAEDDIEIQLRSFLLAQDGECQAKARGELHQSLQKAAEDAEELSKIINNSKSSEPEAAMAIETHPSIHWLKPENVVLSGPYSPCSPNLEDQFNEEAFNAVEKMLFHTFERKNIVSIVGLPGVGKTTLAKRVYGFQRRQLNVMFELGLLCLKSTRETLFLN; from the exons ATGGCTTGTGTTGCATTGGCTTCTCTAATGGCAACAATCGACCTTGAGTTCCGAAAACGAAACCACAGAGTGTCTCTTCCTGATGAAAAGCCATTGAATTCTCTGTTTGAGAAGCTTTCTTCTTTGCAAGCCTTTCTGCAGAAGGAATACAACAACGGTGGTGCTCCAGTCCGTCATCTGGAAATCAAAATCAGAGAC TTTGCGCTCAAAGCTGAAGATGACATTGAGATACAACTAAGAAGCTTTCTTCTAGCCCAAGACGGAGAGTGTCAAGCCAAAGCTCGTGGGGAACTCCATCAAAGCTTGCAAAAAGCAGCAGAAGATGCAGAAGAGCTGTCCAAGATTATCAACAACAGCAAAAGCAGTGAACCCGAAGCGGCCATGGCCATTGAAACTCATCCATCCATTCATTGGTTGAAACCTGAGAATGTTGTGTTGAGTGGACCATATTCGCCATGCTCTCCAAATCTTGAGGATCAATTTAACGAAGAAGCCTTCAATGCGGTAGAAAAGATGTTATTCCATACCTTTGAGCGAAAAAACATAGTTTCAATTGTAGGATTGCCAGGTGTTGGCAAGACTACTTTGGCTAAAAGAGTGTATGGCTTCCAGAGAAGGCAGCTAAATGTTATGTTCGAGCTTGGGTTACTATGCCTCAAGAGTACAAGGGAAACACTCTTTCTCAACTAA